The proteins below come from a single uncultured Carboxylicivirga sp. genomic window:
- a CDS encoding isoprenylcysteine carboxylmethyltransferase family protein, translating into MNIFIIIWIIWCTSEVLLNRLIRSGSTDKKNQDKGSLVFIWVMITIAITLGVVFANFIDTKISTQLLIPYIGLATIVLGIVLRFVSIYTLGKFFTVDVTIRHNHEIKKDGFYKIVRHPSYSGALLSFLGFGVSLNNWLSLLVIVVLVGSAFLYRIKIEEKALINHFGTDYLDYKKHTYRLIPWVY; encoded by the coding sequence ATGAATATTTTTATCATCATTTGGATAATTTGGTGTACCTCAGAAGTTTTGTTGAATCGCTTGATTCGATCTGGTTCAACGGATAAGAAAAATCAGGACAAAGGATCCTTAGTCTTTATTTGGGTTATGATTACCATAGCTATTACTTTGGGAGTTGTATTTGCTAATTTCATTGATACTAAAATAAGTACTCAGCTTTTAATCCCCTATATTGGCCTTGCAACAATCGTTTTAGGTATAGTATTAAGGTTCGTTTCCATTTATACTTTAGGTAAGTTTTTTACAGTAGATGTTACCATTCGCCATAATCATGAAATTAAAAAGGATGGGTTTTATAAAATAGTCCGGCACCCATCATATTCCGGAGCATTGTTGTCTTTCTTGGGTTTTGGCGTATCGCTCAATAACTGGTTGAGTTTGCTAGTAATTGTAGTGCTTGTTGGCAGTGCTTTTCTATATCGCATTAAAATTGAAGAAAAAGCTTTGATAAACCATTTTGGAACTGATTATTTAGATTATAAGAAGCATACATATCGATTGATTCCATGGGTGTATTAA
- a CDS encoding TetR/AcrR family transcriptional regulator has product MKKTKEVIIDTALDLFNSEGLSNVTLRTIANKMNISQGNLNYHFKKREDIIETLYFQLVEVMNSRITQVQIEESDTVLSSLMMNIHNTMAVFYEYRFFLLDFMQIMRENSKIKDHYVELTKEREKQFLAIFEQLIKFNLMRTEAVPNEFSYLFKRLTILGNFWISDAVIQNTKMSKKVVSTYSKMILQTLYPYLTSKGQKIFNSLNLDRSTEYSDTKHIQP; this is encoded by the coding sequence ATGAAAAAAACAAAGGAAGTCATTATTGATACAGCACTTGATTTATTTAATTCGGAAGGATTATCGAACGTTACTCTTCGAACAATTGCCAATAAAATGAACATTAGTCAAGGTAATTTAAATTACCACTTCAAAAAACGCGAAGATATAATTGAAACCTTGTATTTTCAGCTGGTTGAAGTAATGAATAGCCGAATTACCCAAGTTCAGATAGAAGAATCGGACACAGTTTTAAGCTCGTTGATGATGAATATTCATAACACAATGGCAGTATTTTATGAATACCGTTTTTTTCTTCTGGATTTTATGCAAATAATGCGCGAAAACTCAAAAATAAAAGATCATTACGTTGAATTAACTAAAGAAAGAGAAAAGCAATTTCTGGCAATATTTGAACAACTAATCAAGTTTAATTTAATGAGAACTGAAGCTGTACCTAATGAATTTAGTTATTTATTTAAACGCTTAACGATACTTGGTAATTTTTGGATTTCGGATGCAGTAATACAGAACACGAAAATGTCGAAAAAAGTAGTTTCAACTTACTCTAAGATGATCCTTCAAACTTTATATCCATATCTTACATCGAAAGGTCAAAAAATATTTAACTCTCTTAACTTGGATCGTTCAACTGAATACTCTGATACTAAACACATCCAACCTTAA
- a CDS encoding DUF2867 domain-containing protein, translated as MKKVREEQTVLTQDLNELLPKIDFCDTFATTNHENSMQQIAHLVFNTTPGWVKILFSIRNKIVGVFGLKTKMPDDYNEEYKVGGYVKFFKIYSISDNEVVLGANDSHLNFRAVITNNHSNEFNIKVTTLVEFNNTTGKIYMGVIKPFHRQVVKRMVKNAFKEAL; from the coding sequence ATGAAAAAAGTAAGAGAAGAACAAACTGTTTTAACTCAAGACTTAAATGAGTTATTGCCAAAAATTGACTTTTGCGATACATTTGCTACAACTAATCATGAAAATAGTATGCAGCAAATTGCTCATTTAGTTTTTAATACAACTCCTGGATGGGTTAAAATACTGTTTTCGATTAGAAATAAAATAGTGGGAGTTTTTGGTTTAAAAACTAAGATGCCAGATGATTATAATGAGGAATATAAAGTTGGTGGCTACGTGAAATTTTTTAAGATCTATTCTATCTCGGATAATGAAGTAGTTTTAGGAGCCAATGATTCTCATCTCAACTTTCGGGCAGTAATTACTAACAATCATTCAAATGAGTTTAATATTAAGGTAACTACATTGGTTGAGTTTAATAATACTACAGGAAAAATTTATATGGGAGTTATCAAGCCTTTTCATCGACAAGTTGTAAAACGAATGGTGAAGAATGCATTTAAAGAAGCATTATAG
- a CDS encoding carboxypeptidase-like regulatory domain-containing protein produces MRSFILILLLLFKTSFLFAQNINGRIVDSESLIGVEYATIVLPQTQTGVVSNQKGYFNLNVSNCNNSIYLKVSALGYSPDSVLLDNILDSDTLQIKLSRKVFNLEEIVVKPTYNKMVKLGVSKEPKRIMWNYGLPGLQRAIFIDNTKKNLTYIFHQLVFILILSVFQMLH; encoded by the coding sequence ATGCGTTCGTTCATTCTTATTTTATTGTTATTGTTCAAGACTTCTTTTTTATTTGCTCAGAATATAAATGGTAGAATAGTTGATTCCGAATCTTTAATAGGCGTTGAGTACGCTACAATTGTACTTCCACAAACACAAACAGGAGTTGTTTCAAATCAAAAGGGTTATTTTAATCTAAATGTAAGTAATTGTAATAATTCAATTTATTTAAAGGTTTCTGCTCTTGGATATTCACCAGACTCCGTTTTGTTAGATAATATTCTTGATTCTGATACTCTTCAAATAAAGCTAAGTCGAAAGGTGTTTAATCTGGAGGAGATTGTTGTTAAGCCTACTTATAATAAAATGGTTAAATTAGGAGTTAGCAAAGAGCCCAAAAGAATAATGTGGAATTATGGTTTACCCGGTTTACAACGAGCCATATTTATCGACAATACAAAAAAGAATCTAACTTATATATTTCATCAATTGGTGTTTATATTGATACTATCGGTTTTTCAGATGCTCCATTAA
- a CDS encoding DUF169 domain-containing protein — protein MNSELINALKLKMQPVAVLLTDEKPEDGMQFKEDNWTGCVASMMVASSKKSRLAVFDRKTFGCPGGGVSLGFGNCYGHFPIESLLSTGNKEAAAQMGMGRIMEEGERLYKSPELAHKWVESLPMTDVPTQYVVFKPWDKLTEQDEPEMLVFFTNPDQLSALVVMADYNRGTNQSVMAPFGGACQSILYGLDEAKKEEPRCMIGFFDILKRTIVDKDLLTMTVPYNLFKEMESNVETSFIRTPEWEKIQERL, from the coding sequence ATGAACAGTGAACTTATTAATGCTTTAAAACTTAAAATGCAACCGGTAGCTGTACTGCTAACCGATGAAAAGCCCGAAGATGGAATGCAATTTAAAGAAGATAACTGGACAGGATGTGTTGCTTCTATGATGGTTGCTTCCAGTAAAAAAAGCCGTTTGGCTGTTTTTGATCGTAAAACGTTTGGCTGCCCCGGAGGTGGAGTTAGTCTGGGTTTTGGCAACTGTTATGGTCATTTTCCTATTGAGAGTCTTCTGTCAACCGGAAATAAGGAAGCGGCTGCACAAATGGGTATGGGCCGAATAATGGAAGAGGGAGAACGCCTGTATAAAAGTCCTGAGTTGGCACATAAATGGGTAGAGTCATTACCAATGACTGATGTGCCTACCCAATATGTTGTGTTCAAGCCATGGGATAAGCTTACAGAACAGGATGAGCCAGAGATGTTGGTGTTTTTTACAAATCCCGATCAATTATCAGCTTTGGTGGTAATGGCAGATTATAACCGAGGAACCAACCAAAGTGTTATGGCACCTTTTGGTGGAGCTTGTCAATCGATTTTATATGGTTTGGATGAAGCTAAGAAAGAAGAACCTCGTTGTATGATTGGTTTCTTTGATATTTTGAAACGTACAATAGTTGATAAAGATCTTTTGACCATGACTGTGCCTTATAACTTATTTAAAGAGATGGAATCAAATGTTGAAACAAGTTTCATCAGAACACCCGAATGGGAGAAGATTCAAGAACGTTTGTAA
- a CDS encoding FISUMP domain-containing protein has protein sequence MKTRLHLLILLCSILTVISCQKEEDPTFNITFNIVDDGQPIPSGEVVFNNISKYIDVNGEVVFENNKPGNYKYSVYCNNYDPIENVSVTIEGSDVTKNVNLNLTLIDVVIKVGEYNSDTKIANAKVELEGYEPQYTDADGKVVFSAIPNTTVKLSVTSDGYATYINDEFNIGGYETTTGVGLLPACNVTFKVTQNSAPVEGATVKLKGLLGSTIDETSVTDDNGVVTFEKILSSQTLLYTIEKGDHGDYDLFTTARNDLDFDIKVGEIAKDIDGNMYKVVTIGTQKWMASNLRTSRFNDGTEIPEIVDNTEWKTSTSAGFCWYQYFTYEEQIKFGPLYNWYCIDTEKLCPEGWHVATIEEWNTLEEFIKNDQGAEYIGSYVKSKEEWSQQGNGTDIYGLSIYPAGHRSSSAGGISAQYNSAEFWMREAEDDTHAYMREFSYANDYFMNIYGYYKWNGYSIRCIAD, from the coding sequence ATGAAGACAAGACTACACCTTCTGATTTTGCTATGTAGTATTCTTACTGTCATATCCTGCCAAAAGGAAGAAGATCCTACCTTTAATATCACTTTTAACATTGTTGATGACGGTCAACCGATACCAAGTGGTGAGGTTGTATTTAATAATATTTCAAAATATATAGATGTAAATGGTGAAGTTGTTTTCGAAAACAATAAACCAGGTAATTATAAATATTCAGTTTATTGTAATAATTATGATCCTATTGAAAACGTTTCTGTTACAATTGAGGGTTCAGATGTTACTAAGAATGTAAATTTGAATTTAACATTAATAGATGTTGTAATCAAAGTGGGGGAATACAATAGTGATACAAAGATTGCAAATGCAAAAGTGGAATTAGAAGGTTATGAACCTCAATATACAGATGCAGATGGTAAAGTAGTTTTTTCGGCTATACCCAATACTACTGTAAAATTATCAGTTACTTCCGATGGCTATGCAACCTATATTAATGATGAATTTAATATAGGAGGCTACGAAACTACAACTGGTGTTGGACTCTTACCGGCTTGCAATGTAACATTTAAGGTTACTCAAAATAGTGCTCCAGTGGAAGGCGCTACAGTAAAATTAAAGGGGTTGTTGGGTAGTACTATTGATGAAACCAGTGTAACTGATGATAATGGCGTGGTAACGTTTGAGAAAATTCTTTCGTCTCAAACCCTTTTGTATACAATAGAAAAAGGAGATCACGGAGATTATGATTTGTTTACAACAGCAAGAAATGATTTAGATTTTGATATTAAAGTTGGTGAAATAGCTAAAGACATTGATGGAAACATGTATAAGGTTGTTACCATTGGAACTCAAAAGTGGATGGCGAGTAATTTACGTACTTCCAGATTTAATGATGGTACAGAAATTCCTGAAATTGTTGATAATACCGAATGGAAAACTTCTACTTCAGCAGGTTTTTGTTGGTATCAATATTTTACATATGAAGAACAAATAAAATTTGGTCCACTTTATAATTGGTACTGCATTGATACTGAAAAACTATGTCCGGAAGGATGGCATGTGGCAACTATTGAAGAATGGAATACTTTGGAAGAGTTTATTAAAAATGATCAAGGTGCTGAATATATCGGTAGTTATGTGAAATCTAAAGAAGAGTGGAGTCAGCAAGGTAATGGAACCGACATTTATGGTTTGTCAATATATCCGGCAGGACATAGAAGTTCATCAGCGGGAGGAATAAGTGCACAGTATAATTCTGCTGAATTTTGGATGAGAGAAGCCGAAGATGATACTCATGCCTACATGAGAGAATTTAGTTATGCTAATGATTACTTTATGAATATCTATGGATATTATAAGTGGAATGGTTACAGTATTAGGTGTATTGCCGATTAA